In a genomic window of Taeniopygia guttata chromosome 11, bTaeGut7.mat, whole genome shotgun sequence:
- the RGS9BP gene encoding regulator of G-protein signaling 9-binding protein, protein MVKEECKALLDALNKVTACYRHMVLTIGGTSDSQNLREELKKTRQKAQELAVANRNKLTTVLKDKTVSKEDKAEFERLWVIFSTCLEILEIDMRRALELGHEFPLNVPKKHLIQTGMSGGTSGVAARAMSVQNMKYEAEHNIDVVDLKDLENEINQVGEMMYEMEMKVNVPQWTVEAKQDPGAELKSTISVGASSIGMISVEENKSFCDISKVLAGIIFTAVLIIAIVLAVCVVKLS, encoded by the coding sequence ATGGTGAAGGAGGAGTGCAAGGCGCTGCTGGACGCGCTCAACAAGGTGACCGCCTGCTACCGGCACATGGTGCTGACCATCGGCGGCACCTCGGACTCCCAGAACCTGCGGGAGGAGCTCAAGAAAACCCGGCAGAAAGCTCAGGAGCTGGCGGTGGCCAACAGGAACAAGCTCACCACGGTCCTGAAGGACAAAACCGTGAGTAAGGAAGATAAAGCCGAGTTCGAGAGGCTATGGGTGATTTTCTCCACGTGCCTAGAGATCCTGGAGATCGATATGAGGAGGGCCCTGGAGCTGGGCCACGAGTTCCCGCTGAACGTCCCCAAAAAACACCTGATCCAGACGGGCATGAGCGGCGGAACCTCCGGCGTGGCCGCCCGCGCCATGAGCGTCCAGAACATGAAGTACGAGGCTGAGCACAACATAGACGTGGTGGATTTGAAAGACCTCGAGAACGAGATCAACCAGGTAGGAGAGATGATGTACGAAATGGAGATGAAGGTCAATGTCCCCCAGTGGACAGTAGAGGCTAAGCAAGACCCAGGGGCTGAACTGAAATCCACCATCAGCGTGGGTGCTTCCTCTATTGGCATGATCTCTGTGGAGGAAAATAAATCCTTCTGCGATATCAGCAAGGTTCTAGCTGGGATTATTTTCACTGCTGTGCTCATTATCGCTATTGTCCTGGCGGTGTGTGTGGTAAAACTGTCTTAG